The Ruania alba genome has a window encoding:
- the nuoF gene encoding NADH-quinone oxidoreductase subunit NuoF, with translation MSALAPILSDIWDAPQSWKLSTYESRHGYEGLRKALETDPAELITMVKDSGLRGRGGAGFPTGLKWSFLPKPDGGPRYLVVNADESEPGTCKDIPLMLANPHSLIEGVAITSFAIGSHHAFIYLRGEVVHVYRRLLAAVAEAREAGLVGKDVLGTGYDLEITVHAGAGAYICGEETALLDSLEGRRGQPRLKPPFPAVAGLYARPTVVNNVESIASVPGIIRHGVDWFASMGTEKSKGHGLFSLSGHVTKPGQYEAPLGITFRELLDMAGGIRDGHRLKFWTPGGSSTPILTDEHLDVVLDYESVGAAGSMLATRALQVFDETTSVVRCVTRWIDFYQHESCGKCTPCREGTFWLKQILQRIEAGQGTESDIDLLLDVAGNIEGRSFCALGDAAATPVKSAITYFRDEFEQGLHTPAWELFPYEANAAIGVTS, from the coding sequence ATGAGTGCCCTCGCACCGATCTTGAGCGACATCTGGGACGCGCCGCAGTCCTGGAAGTTGTCGACCTACGAGTCCCGGCACGGCTACGAGGGCCTGCGCAAGGCCCTGGAGACCGACCCGGCCGAGCTGATCACGATGGTCAAGGACTCCGGGCTGCGTGGCCGAGGTGGCGCCGGCTTCCCCACCGGGCTCAAATGGAGCTTCCTGCCCAAGCCCGACGGTGGCCCGCGCTATCTCGTGGTGAACGCGGACGAGTCCGAGCCGGGCACCTGCAAGGACATCCCGCTGATGCTGGCGAACCCGCACTCCCTCATCGAGGGCGTGGCGATCACCTCCTTCGCGATCGGCAGCCACCACGCGTTCATCTACCTGCGTGGCGAGGTCGTGCACGTGTACCGGCGGCTGCTGGCCGCCGTCGCCGAGGCGCGCGAGGCGGGCTTGGTCGGCAAGGACGTGCTTGGTACCGGCTATGACCTGGAGATCACGGTGCACGCCGGTGCCGGTGCCTACATCTGCGGGGAGGAGACGGCGCTGCTGGACTCCCTCGAGGGCCGGCGCGGTCAGCCGCGACTGAAGCCGCCGTTCCCGGCTGTGGCCGGCCTGTACGCCCGGCCCACCGTAGTGAACAACGTCGAGTCGATCGCCTCCGTTCCCGGCATCATCCGCCACGGGGTGGACTGGTTCGCCTCGATGGGCACCGAGAAGTCCAAAGGCCACGGCCTGTTCTCGCTCTCCGGGCACGTCACCAAGCCCGGCCAGTACGAGGCGCCACTGGGGATCACCTTCCGCGAGCTGCTCGACATGGCCGGTGGCATCCGGGACGGGCACCGCCTGAAGTTCTGGACCCCGGGCGGGTCGTCCACCCCGATCCTCACCGACGAGCACCTGGACGTGGTGCTCGACTACGAGTCCGTCGGTGCCGCCGGTTCGATGCTCGCCACCCGCGCCCTGCAGGTCTTCGACGAGACCACCTCGGTCGTGCGGTGCGTGACCCGCTGGATCGACTTCTACCAGCACGAGTCCTGCGGGAAGTGCACACCCTGCCGGGAGGGCACCTTCTGGTTGAAGCAGATCCTGCAGCGTATCGAGGCAGGTCAGGGCACCGAGTCCGACATCGATCTGCTGCTCGACGTGGCCGGCAATATCGAGGGACGCTCCTTCTGCGCCCTGGGTGATGCTGCCGCGACCCCGGTCAAGAGTGCGATCACCTACTTCCGCGACGAGTTCGAGCAGGGTCTGCACACCCCCGCCTGGGAACTGTTCCCCTATGAAGCCAACGCCGCTATCGGAGTGACGTCATGA